The genomic interval GACCGAACCGTTAGTTACCGTACCGCACCATCTTGCTATGCCACTGATTTCTTCGATAACAACCTTGAGGGTACGGATTTCCAGTGCAGGAACGAATCTCGCAGTTGCTACCTTAGTGCTAGTACATCTAGTAGGAATACAGAGCCGCGGCTCATCTCTCGGCCTTCTGGTAGTCTGCAATGTAGTATCCATATCCGTGTTTGGGATGTCATTGGCTTTACACTTTCTTGTCCTAGTTCATCTCTATTTACTTTTAGGCTTGGCTGATTTGCGATGACGATCGCACTTTTTTTCTGCCTCCCTCGTTCTCGCAAACCAACACTTCAAGAATTCTGCCCCTATAGCACGTAAGAATGCATCATATGGAGGCGCTGAGTAGCTGCAGAGATAATGGTAAAGAAGGGAACCGACTCATGCATTTCTCTGGAAATCAAGGCATAAACGTCAATCAAGTCATCAACCCGCTCATCGTGTCGGGACCGCCGAGATACATCGCCGTAAGTGGGTCCGGGTCCCGGTATCCAATCCCGTGTCTTCGCTTTGTCAGTCGCGCGCCCCACCCACCGACCGCCGGCCGAATCTTTCCAGATTCATCTCTTCTGCTCATTCCAAATGGATCCCAATCCTAGCTTCTAATGGTCCCAAGCTTTGGGAACGTTTTGGAGCTCCCGAACAGAAAGCTCCATAACTTCGTACCCTGGGCACCATCGACTTTATCGCGCAGAAGAACGCGCGCAGGGTCCCCCGATGATGCCCACACTTTATCTCTGTGCCTCGGCATCTTTGCCCTTCGGACATTACCCTTGTTTCCTTTTTGGTTTTTTCGGTCTCATTCTCATCCAATGCAAAGTGATGTGTATCTTCTGACGAGTGACGACGATTCTGGATTTCCTCTTGTAAATTGTGGATATACCTAGGCATCTTTTCCGCTGGCAAATGTCGCCATGGCCTCGCCATCTTTCGATAAATAGGAACGCTGCACTTGCCCCCGTTCCGAAGCCCGGTCCTCTGAAGTAAAAGGGGTCTTTTTCATTGTAACCTTGTCCACACATCACGATCGACATCGATCCTTCCCATTTCTTAGATAAGATAGTGAAATTCTCTTTTATATCATCAGCGCGACACGACTCTGCAACAGTGTAACACTACTACTGCTCACCCCGCCCCCTTTCCCATCTTCGACCATCTCTCAGAGATAATCCACATACACACATTCACAATGGCGGCTACAGAGTCAACAGTAGGCCCCGAGTTCACGGCCAAGGAGGTTGCCGCGCACAGAGAAGCAAACGACTGCTGGATGGTTATCCACGGTGAAGGTAAGTCAAATACCCACCAAACTGCACTTCCCGAACTCGTCCAAAGACCACCAAACTAACCCGCCAAACAACAGTCTACGATGTCTCAAAGTACCTTCACGACCACCCCGGCGGCGCAGATGTCCTCGTCGAGGCCGCCGGCGTCGATGCCTCGGAAGCCTTCGACAACGCAGGCCACTCCGAAGACGCCTACGAAATCATGGCCGACTTCAAGGTCGGCAAGCTCAAGGGTGTGAACAAGCGCTCCGCTCCCAAGGCTGTCCGCCTCCAGCCCAAGGCCATCCCCGAGAAGAAGACCTCCGGCTCCGGCTCAGCAGCTCGCGTCGCATCCcaggctgccgccgccgctctcTTCATCGGTCTCGGCGCAGTCGCCGCCCGCCACGCCTCCTCCACACCCGCCGGCCAAGACGCCATCGCCGCCATCCAGAGACTCAACATCCAGTTCCCCGCATGGCTCTCCTTCGGCAGCGGCGCCGCCCGCTCCAAGCGCACCGGCTTCGGCTTCATGGAGGGCTTCGCCGTCGCCTCGGCCTTCTTCGCCGTCGCGGGCTCCATCGCAGCAAAGGAAGCCTCCAAGCTCCTCCACTACGAGCTCACGCCCATGCACTACCGCCCGCACAAGAAGATCCCCAAGGTCGCAAAGGCCAACCCCCTCAACCAGCGCGGCTGGCTCGACCCCGTCTCCTACCACCCGCTCCCGCTCGTCGAAAAGACCCTCCTCACCCCCAACGTCTACCGCTTCGTCTTCGAGCTCCCCACCCCGTCCACGGTCCTCGGCCTGCCCATCGGCCAGCACGTCGCCATCAAGGCCGAGATCGACGGCAAGTCCGTCTCCCGCTCCTACACGCCCACCTCCAACAACGCCGACCTCGGCAAGCTCGAGCTCGTCATACCCTGCTACCCCGACGGTGCCCTCACCGGTAAGTACCTCGCCAACCTCGAGGTCGGCGACGAGGTGCAGTTCCGCGGGCCCAAGGGCGCCATGCGCTACCGCCCCAACTTGGCAAAGAAGATTGGCATGCTCGCCGGCGGCACGGGCATCACCCCCATGTACCAGCTCATCCGCGCCATCTGCGAGGACGACCGCGACACCACCGAGGTCAGCCTCATCTACGCCAACCGCTCCGAGGCCGACATCCTGCTGCGGGACGAGCTCGAGGCCTTTGCGAGAAAGTACCCCAAGAACTTCAAGCTGCACTACCTCCTCGACTCGCCGCCCGAGAACTGGGCCTACGGCACCGGATACGTCACGCAGGAGATGATGGCCGAGCGGTTCCCCTCTCCCGGTCCGGATTCCCGCGTCATGCTCTGCGGCCCGCCTGGTATGGTCAACGCGGCCAAGAAGTCGTTGACGAACCTGGGCTTCGAGAAGCCTGGTGCCACTTCCAAGATGTCTGATGCCGTTTTCTGCTTCTAAGCTGCTTCGCTTGTTGGGGGAATGGCATAGAGAGATACCATGGGACGTTGTGATTATCATTGTTTCGgaaaccttttttttttgtgtCAATATCCATGGGTTGCATCGTAACGGAGTCGAGGAATGGGTGCATCGGGGTTGGTGTCTGGATTGATGACATCCCATCTGTACCATTGTTGATACCTGCCTGTAATAGACTACAACATCTCCTTTGTCATCTTTAGAGATAGAAATGAACAACCACAACAAACTCTGAAGCTTCGCGACTCCTTTTTCCTGAATTCCCTGATTGATCGGTCTGTCAGACTCTCACAGTCTTACCGAACCTTCCCCACCCGCACTGCGAACTGGATCTCATGCTGACAACTCACATGCACGATGCCAGCATGAAGTGTTCTCCCTCTAGTGTCCCTTCTTATACCCAAACCCTCGTGATGATCCTCGTCTGATGCAGTGAGAGAGCCGAGAAAGCGTACCAGCTTCGCCAGCGATGAAGTGAGACTTTGCCTGTTGCCCAGCTCTGTGGTTCTAATTGTGGGTGTTTACGACTGTCGAATCGTAGAAGCACTGCGCAAGGCCTACGCTGATGGCGCCTCATCTGCTTCGGAGTTATGCTGTTCTGCGGAGAGGAGCCATCTACTCTTGTGAAACCGAACCTTATCTGGAGCACTTGAGGGTATATCATCCTCGCGAGATGGTGGTATCTATGAAGTATCCAGATGGATGCGAAGGTCGTTATTCATGCGCTGTGCTGCTGGCTACAGATGACTGCCATTGAGGGTTGTCCCATTATGCCTCATATTGCTCCCAAGGCTTCTTGCTCCGGGCCTCCTGGCTCCTTAGGTATTCTCTCGTCGCCATGAGAGCTTTACCCAGCCGATTCTCACCCCAGTGTTGACGGTGAGACAAGGCATGTTTAGCGGTATATCCAATGCCCCAAACGCGATCCTTTGACGCAGCCTCGCAGAGCAAACGATCGCCTGTGGATAATAGCTTCCGGCACAGGTGCGTATTCTGTCCGAATTTCGCCTTGTTGCCCATATCAGCAACGGGACTCTTGATCTGATCCCAGCTCTCGTTCGTGAACCCAGTGACGTTTCTGCCCAGTATCTTTTGTTCCTTTGGGTTGCTGGTCGCTAGAATCCCCGTTTGAGTGGAGGCGTCGTGGAATCTTGCGGCTTTGCAGTACATTATGAATTGCTCAGCACAGTTGAAGGTGATACTTCCATCAGGGTCCATGTCGTCTACGGTGTGGCCGATAAGGTCGGAGATGTCTGCCTTGGAGACGGTGAAATCGGCTTTGTACCATTGACAAAACTCCCCCCATTCGGCGTCCGGCATGTAGAAGAACAGGGGATTGTCCAACTTGCTGTTCTCCGAACGATTATTTGTTTTCGGCATGATGACTTTATGTGCTGTTTGGTTTCTTGTATGTATACGTCGGTGATGTCTCTTTGAATGTTGGCGAATTGCGAGACTGGCGACAAATGAGTTGTTGATAGAGGCAAGGAAAGCGAATATGAAAGTAAGACGGTTTCTCCTCTTCTGTTTGCTACAGAGAAGGGAGAATGCAGCTAATTTATAGCCATGTGTAACAATCAGCTATCCGGGTGACTCAATTCTTGACCATAAGCATCACGTGGTACAGAAATGAGGAAATGGACCTTTGCGTTTTCCAAATGTTTCGGAGATAGATTTGAAGTATACCTTACTAAAACACCTTGTTCGCTGGAGAAGCTACATGTAGGTACCTGATCAAACGCGCGCTCTTTGGCCCCAAATGAGAGGTTTGCGTCAGTTACACTCAGTTGTTTCGAGGCAAAGTAAGTAGGTACTTCGAGATATTTGAGCACGATTGAAGGTAATCAGCGCTGGCCATCTGATACTTCTTTCTACCTTCCGCAAATCGTTTTGGATAAATATGTTTTTAGATCAGGTAGTTTGGCAACGCTACGTTATCTTTCAAGGGGAAGGTCGATAATATTTGTGGTACCTTGTCGCTCTGGCCTCAACATTACCTGCCGGAAATCTCGCATCGAAGCTTTGGCTATGCTACATTGCCAATACAATGGGGATATATGCACAGTGATGAGTTTTTTGGTTATGTTGTCAGTTTATTAGCACCCGGCGGCGCTGTTTGTCTTCAGTGTGATTGTAAAAACACCCTACCGTCTCAAATGTATCTACCTAGGATACCTGAAGACGACAATCTCATTGAAGCTGTCTCTGCATTGTGTAAACCAATGCCCATACGATTACAAACAAGCTACTTTATGTTTGTATCTCGCAGCTCCTTCTTCGCAGCCTTGAAGCTGAACAGAGTGCGAGGTCTACCCACATATATAGGTATTGGTTTACCTCGTACAATACCTACACATGCTACACTCTTCATCACGATCAATCGCTTTCAAACATGTAGGGGATTGAGAAAAGCTGATTCTCTGGTATTGCTGTTCTTTGATTGTAGACTCCAGTGAGAGGTTTCTCTGTTCAACGAGTACTTAGAATCTTGTCACGCTGAAATGAGCGCTTTATCTATCTTGACTCCCTCTGATGCCTCTGATCTCGAGAACAAGGGTCTCCTGGGTCCTCGTACTGGGAGGGGCACTCGGCTGATCCATAACCGGCGTCTCAATGCCCAGGCTGACAATGAATATCAGCACATCTCGCTCGATACACCCCTCACTTCTTTGAATGCCTTTACTGAATTCCCCGAGTTTCTAATCTCGTATGCTACTTTGATCCACGTTGGTTTCACTGATCGGAGAGCCACGAACATCTGGGAGAAGTGGACAAATTGGCCCTCCACAGGTCCCAGCCGTGAGATTGACCCTCCGCGAGGTAATCCTCAGGTGACTTTCTTTGACTTCATCATCGGTCGTTTCTCTGGGTTACCGGACACGTGGACTGAAAATGACCCGAACTGGCTCACTCTTTTGAGTGGCTACGGTCTGAATCACGAGACACAGCTCGCGATTATGGATCCGATGTTCAAGTACACTCGCCTCACGATGTCATGCCTCGACTGGGCCAAAGATACAATCAGAATGCGATTTGAAGCTCTCCGCGATATGCAAAGAGCCTCCAGATTGAGAGATTCTGGCTTAATCAACCTGGTCTCTCTCACAGGTCCCGCCAGCTTCGGCATTCAGACTCGCAACGCTCACACCCGCGCTGAGTCTTCTCAGACAGGACAAGGCTCCCTTGGTGGAGGAAGTTCTGCCTCCAGTCGGGGGGGCCGTCTCAATCGATCCTCTTCCAGTGTTCAGAGGGATGGAACCCGCGGTGTAGCAGCTGGAAGCTCCCGGTCCGCGTCTGCCATCGCAGCTCGGAATGCCCCTGGTTTCACGATATTATTCAAGGGAGTTGAACAACACCGAGTTGCCAATCTCTTGAATGTCAATGGCCAGATCGACCGCATCAGCCCTCTCCGAAGCTGGGCGCCGACAGACTTCAGTGGCCATGGCGAGCTCTACTACTTCACGCCCGACTACAAGGTGGCCGAGCGATACGCCGCATTCGCAAAACGGCGTGGCCATAATCTGGCGGTTTGCATTGTCTCCATAGCGATTCCGAATTCCGCCATCGAGCAGATGGATTCTCCAGAGCTTCTACGCACCTTCTGGCCCAGCCCGGAATGGAAGGAGCTCATTTGGACTTGTCGGCGCGGTCAGATCCATCCGAGACATCTCCGCAAGTACAAGCTGGCGACCATTGTAATTGGCACTATATCTTCCCGCCCGAACGCCTTGTATGAAACCATGCAATCCCCCGCGGGGATCACTTCCGACTTCGTTCTCAAGGTCGACGACATGAACCCGAATTCTGCACCTGCGACTCAATTTGTTTTCAGCGCTGAAGAAGGCGAGGAGTTCTTCAGAGAGCATGTGGGACGTAACATTCGCGTTACCCCCTTCACCAGATCCGATCTTGAAGAATGGGTGAATGACTTTCGTCGATCGCTGTCCTAGACACTTGTTTCAGTACTTGCCTTTCTCTGTATGAGACAGTATCAATATTGCTATCGGAAAAGTTGGATACAAGCACTGTGGGTGCGCAGCATGCGTACTCTTTCGAAGCAGTGTGGACCTGAGTGAGTAAGTCGAAGCTCCCACACCTGGTCTGCTGTTTTGAGTACTAGCGTTCTGACCTTCGGAATAAGAGCTTAGGCTAATGGCGGATTTTGGTAGGCATTGCTATCTTGGTTTATGGCTTCGTCTTTTAAGGATGACTGACTGGATCTGGTGGACTGGGAGAATTAGAACAGGATAGACTGGGAGAAGGCGTTCATGATTTACATAAGAAGCAGACCAACTCAATTTACACTCTTTTACAACAGTATGAATCGTAATGTAGCTGATTGTTTGATCTAAGTGTGTTCGGGAGTTGATGACTGCACTGCCCTTGGAACCATAGAGACGACAATGTGCAATTCTTCAAAGCTTTACCGGAATACTTTACGTCTCTTATTGATTTCTTAGTTCATTCCACATATCATCATGCCATTGAGCAGTAGTAAGCTTTGGGCCGATCAAACGGGTATCTTGCTTACGTCAATACTAACGAAAACTAAGGTAACCTGGAAATTCAGACGTGATGAACTCCTAGAGTGTTGAGTAAAAATGGAGTTTACCTCTAGTACTGTTCATACTCAACTTACTTCCTGGTACTGGTAGACCTCAGCCACACTGCGTATGTTATTTGGACGTGTGATAGCATATGGGCGACCATACACAAGTTTCCAGACAAGGTATCAATACGAAGATAAGTATGTACTGAAAATTATGTATTCGCTGAACTGAAGTCCGTGCTTCTCTTACTATGATTTTGTCGATAGCCGCTTTTCCGCCGTTGTCGTATGAGTGGGCTCAGCTCCGAACTTGCCCCCATTCATAGAAAGAGGCCTGGCCTGTCGGTTCCCCATCCACTCCCACGGTGACCCAGGCGGAGATGAGTGCCGATTATTATACGATCTCCGCGTAAACCCAGCTTCAACATCATAATCTCTTGAAGTCGGAGACATCCCGTCATGAAGAAGCGGCACCTCTCCACTTGTCACCCTCCTCATCTCCGCAATCGTCGAAGGCCGCAGCGTCATGCTCTCATCCCGCGGAATCATCCTCCCCCGCCTCGACGTCGTCCACGTTCTCGCCTCATACGACAGCTGAAACTCCATCGTCTTCATGATCCCCGAGGACGGCGGCTCGGCCGCTGCCCCGTCTGACGATATCGTCGATGTGGTGAGCGTAGTATCAGCAGTGAGACAATCGAACCCGCCGCCGCTGGCCCCTGACCCGCGCCGTAACGGAAAGGCCCACGACGCCCGACTCCTTGGCGGCGGCACCGGCCGCATCTGATTCGCTTGTGGGTCGGAGGAGATCCGGGATTCGTATGAAAAGTCGTCGAACCGCAGGCGTAGTACGTCGTTTTTAGATGTGCCCCCGCTTCGAAACCCGTTTTGCCTCCTCTCTGTTCTGTCCGATAGCGCCATCGAATCGTTTGTGATTGTTGGAAGGTCCCTTGTTCGCCAGATGCCCCTTTCGTATCCCCGCCGTTGCCTTTTCCCGAGAATGTGTCGAACCAGCGGGGATAGAGCCGGTGCACAAGCTGCAGCTATGCCAATTCCGGGCTCGATGTTGCTCCAGATGGCGAGATATGCTGTGTCGCCTTTGGAAAGTAAGTAAATGACCAAGCCTGGCTATAGGGGAGCTTTTTTGAGACATACGAAGAAAGTTTTCCTGGTTGAGCAGTGCTGGAACAGCTACTGCGCGCACTATTGTCGCAATGCTCGCTCTAAAGAAGACGAGAGGTGATTAGTGAGTCTAGAAGCTTTTGCGTATGCTGGTAAACGAATAGGCAGGGCGACATACATGGATGCGAAGCCTAGCAGCAGAATGACTAGTAGCTTCGTCTTCAGGCGCATCTGCAGGGACCAGACAATCAACAACGGCAGAACGCCAAAGGTCCAGTCCGCGAGACAGTTCAGAATCGCGAGGGTGTATGTGCAGCCAAGCACGACGCTATCTGAGAAGCAGCTGCCTGGTGTCCGAGGGCCCACGTCCCAGAATACGTGAAGCGGTCTGCACTGGAAGATGACCAGGATGAAGTACAGTGACCCGAACACGAATGTCGAACAGAGGAGTATTCGAAGTGTCCAAATGTGTAAAGGTACAATGGCAATGCTGAGCAACAGTAGACCAACGCAGACTTTCAGTAGTAGAGTAGTAATCAGATAGAGGAGTTCGCCGGCGAAGAAAAGCTGCAGATAGAGTATCAGCTCTCTAGTGCGCACAAGGTGGAAAGAGTTCAAGCTTGTTGGTTCACCGTTGAGGACTCATCTACACATACCTGAAGAGCTATCCTTCTGTCCTCTGGCGAAAACTCTACAGCATCATGTCCAGACCCATGGAAGACTGCTGCGATATCCGTAAGAAGGTACGCGGTGAATGTAATCTGGACCAGGCATATGAGCTTGTCATCGAGAGTGAAGACCCGTGTCAGGAAGAGCCTCGAGTAGATGCGCAGCGGCACTGCGACCCAGGTGAGGCAGAGGCAAAAAATGGCGACCGCGATAACGCGACGAGGTCGGTGCGGGTCAATGTCGACGTCTACCATGGCGCGACATGAGGTTGATCGTACCTGATGATTGCCACTGCTGCATCAGGGAAGTTGCGGCAGGGGCAAGAAAGGACAAACAGAAAGAGAACAAGGCAAGAAGATCTAGGGAGCCAGAGTCGGCCGTATTCGATGGCATGCGATCCGTAGGGACGGCACCCTAATGAAAGAAGGTCGGGTTACGCAAGGATCGGAACCATCCTCTCTCCTGGATGCGGGGATGGGGGGTCCGCTTGAGCTCAAAAGAACGTAGAGACAAAAGTCCAGATAGAAAGAATAGACTTTGAACCGGCACCTGGCTCAAGCTTTTGGATCGGCACCACGCCCAGAGGCCACGGGCCGGGTGTTGACGTCGGAAAGTCTGATGGACGTGGATACCATCTCGCCTTCTGAAGATCAGTTATCCACATCTGGACAAAGGGTGTCCCCAATGGAATCCAAATGGGTACTCCCCATGAAACGTGGGATAAGCTCGCCCAAAGCTTGAGCTAATTACTGACAGCTGGGAAGAAAGAGGCATTGGCGCGTGCTCCTCTAAGTCTAAAATGCGATGTGGCATTGTGGGAAATGCGACGATTCATCCAAAGTCACTCGCCCTACCCGTTCTAGTCGTCCCTTGTATGCTCCTCTACCTCGACCCAATAGGCTTCTCACTCGATTGTTTTGGGCTGATGTCGTAAATAGTCTAGTTTTTGTCGAGCCTCTAATGCAATTGCAAACGGATCAGCACGGAGCAAATGCAGAAATTTCAGGTACGCTGCAGCCATGCACGACGATCAGACGGAATGTGGAGGGGTGCCACGGCTCATATCACATAAAAGACATCATAAATGATATGATTGAAGGGGCGAAGAACTCATGGTTTGAGACATTTACTTGTCAGCTTTCCATCTTGGGACGGTGGCTTGAAGTATGAAGAGATATTTGGGAGCTAGTCTACTTGAAAAGTCGACGGAACAGGcaataaatacgaacttgCACTGGCGTTAGACGATCTGGACCTTTTGCCCCGCGCGCGACTTTTCTCCCACAGCCTCTGATATCGAGCTTACGTCTAGCTCAGCCACGCCGCGCAGTACTGGCGCGTCTCCAAAGGTGCCAAAGTAATCAAGGTCATCCACTGCTAGTGCTGGGGGCAAAGGTAGGGTTAATGTGATGTGTTAAGTAGTGGTTGATTCTTCTAGGTAATGTAGGTAGAAGCCCCTAATGT from Colletotrichum lupini chromosome 2, complete sequence carries:
- a CDS encoding oxidoreductase NAD-binding domain-containing protein, translating into MAATESTVGPEFTAKEVAAHREANDCWMVIHGEVYDVSKYLHDHPGGADVLVEAAGVDASEAFDNAGHSEDAYEIMADFKVGKLKGVNKRSAPKAVRLQPKAIPEKKTSGSGSAARVASQAAAAALFIGLGAVAARHASSTPAGQDAIAAIQRLNIQFPAWLSFGSGAARSKRTGFGFMEGFAVASAFFAVAGSIAAKEASKLLHYELTPMHYRPHKKIPKVAKANPLNQRGWLDPVSYHPLPLVEKTLLTPNVYRFVFELPTPSTVLGLPIGQHVAIKAEIDGKSVSRSYTPTSNNADLGKLELVIPCYPDGALTGKYLANLEVGDEVQFRGPKGAMRYRPNLAKKIGMLAGGTGITPMYQLIRAICEDDRDTTEVSLIYANRSEADILLRDELEAFARKYPKNFKLHYLLDSPPENWAYGTGYVTQEMMAERFPSPGPDSRVMLCGPPGMVNAAKKSLTNLGFEKPGATSKMSDAVFCF